In a single window of the Leisingera daeponensis DSM 23529 genome:
- a CDS encoding indolepyruvate ferredoxin oxidoreductase family protein — protein MTKLSHDFRSYKLDDRYEMTKGRVFLTGTQALARVMLDQARRDREAGLNTAGFVSGYRGSPLGGVDLEFWRAKARMEENRIKFMAAVNEDLGATAVLGAQQAVLDPHCEVEGVFSMWYGKGPGVDRSGDALKHGNAYGSSPKGGVLVVAGDDHGCVSSSMPHQSDVAFMSWFMPVLNPADVSEYLTFGEYGFALSRYSGTWVGFKAVSETVESARSVELQPDREFVFPELPDYPGGLHIRRADLPSPEIETRIQAKLDAVRAFAEANPIDKRIYDIKEARFGFISTGKGHLDLMEALRLLGLDEAACRRLGIDIYKVGMVWPLDRTDALKFVKGKQEVLVVEEKRGIIESQFKENFYDWPGSKPERMVGKYDSQGEPLIPWTGELSPLLLAPIVAARLDKFFPEENLPAKAAALTAEPPKVLNVPGATRTPYFCSGCPHNTSTKLPEGSKAFSGIGCHVMASWMDRETAGYAQMGGEGVPWTVASQFNGNKHVFQNLGEGTWYHSGSLAIRQAVAAGTNITYKILYNDAVAMTGGQPVDGPVSVHGIAQTCRAEGVERIALVSDNIGKFSRGDFPAGTTFHDRSALDSVQRELREIPGVTVLIYEQTCATEKRRRRKRGKMEDPAKFAFINDLVCEGCGDCSVESNCLSVEPKETPFGRKRKINLSTCNKDFSCLNGFCPSFVTVEGAARRKKKIAGLDAAALTAKLPAPGLPALKEPFDLLVTGVGGTGVVTVGALITMAAHLEGKGASVLDFTGFAQKFGTVLSYIRLSAAPDTLNQVRIDQGGADAVIGCDVVVSSAPKASVHYRAGTKVVLNRAEMPTGDLVLRRDADLMAGVRERTIAEAVGPQNLSGFNANEAAEKMLGDAVLANVMMLGFAWQKGLVPVSAGALDQAIELNGVAIDKNRLAFAIGRAMAVDPGLVASHYEEAPQKEETLDELIERRATFLTGYQNMAYASRYTAALNRFRAALPHDAQEELTAAAARSLFKLMAYKDEYEVARLLTSDGFQHQLEEEFEGDFSIKYHLAPPLMNWKRDARGRPAKRAFGAWMRPAMNLLAKGKALRGSAFNIFGYHEEARLHRDLLAWYEGVLDTVAGRYGADKRKQSLELLKAPMEIRGYGPVRLQAAKDVRAKAEEALSSL, from the coding sequence ATGACCAAGCTGAGCCACGATTTCCGCAGCTACAAGCTGGACGACCGTTATGAGATGACAAAGGGCCGGGTGTTCCTGACCGGCACCCAGGCGCTGGCCCGGGTGATGCTGGACCAGGCGCGCCGCGACCGCGAAGCGGGGCTGAACACCGCGGGGTTTGTATCGGGCTACCGCGGATCGCCGCTGGGCGGGGTGGACCTGGAATTCTGGCGCGCCAAGGCGCGGATGGAGGAGAACCGGATCAAGTTCATGGCCGCCGTGAACGAAGACCTGGGCGCCACCGCCGTTCTGGGCGCCCAGCAGGCAGTGCTGGACCCGCATTGCGAGGTCGAGGGCGTGTTTTCCATGTGGTACGGCAAGGGACCGGGCGTCGACCGGTCGGGCGACGCGCTGAAGCACGGCAACGCCTATGGCTCGTCCCCCAAGGGCGGCGTGCTGGTGGTGGCGGGCGACGACCACGGCTGTGTCAGCTCCTCCATGCCGCATCAGTCCGATGTGGCCTTCATGTCCTGGTTCATGCCGGTGCTGAACCCGGCGGATGTCTCTGAATACCTGACATTTGGCGAGTACGGCTTTGCCCTGTCGCGCTACTCGGGCACCTGGGTCGGTTTCAAGGCGGTCTCGGAAACCGTGGAAAGCGCGCGTTCGGTCGAATTGCAGCCGGATCGCGAGTTCGTTTTCCCGGAGCTGCCGGACTATCCCGGCGGCCTGCACATCCGCCGCGCCGATCTGCCCTCGCCGGAGATCGAAACCCGCATCCAGGCCAAGCTGGACGCGGTGCGCGCCTTTGCCGAGGCGAACCCGATCGACAAGCGGATCTATGACATCAAGGAGGCCCGGTTCGGCTTCATCTCCACTGGCAAGGGCCACCTGGACCTGATGGAGGCGCTGCGGCTTCTTGGGCTGGATGAGGCCGCCTGCCGCCGACTGGGCATCGATATTTACAAAGTCGGTATGGTCTGGCCGCTGGACCGCACCGATGCGCTGAAGTTCGTGAAGGGCAAGCAGGAGGTGCTGGTTGTCGAAGAAAAGCGCGGCATTATCGAGAGCCAGTTCAAGGAAAACTTCTATGACTGGCCGGGCAGCAAGCCGGAGAGAATGGTCGGCAAATACGACAGCCAGGGCGAGCCGCTGATCCCCTGGACCGGGGAGCTGAGCCCGCTGCTGCTGGCGCCGATCGTGGCGGCGCGGCTGGACAAGTTCTTCCCCGAAGAAAACCTGCCCGCCAAGGCGGCAGCGCTGACAGCCGAGCCGCCGAAGGTGCTGAACGTGCCTGGTGCCACCCGCACGCCCTATTTCTGCTCGGGCTGCCCGCACAACACCTCGACCAAGCTGCCCGAGGGGTCGAAGGCATTTTCCGGCATCGGCTGCCACGTGATGGCCAGCTGGATGGACCGGGAGACGGCGGGCTATGCCCAGATGGGCGGCGAAGGCGTGCCCTGGACCGTGGCCTCGCAGTTCAACGGCAACAAGCACGTGTTCCAGAACCTCGGCGAAGGCACCTGGTATCATTCCGGTTCTCTGGCAATCCGCCAGGCCGTCGCAGCGGGCACCAACATCACCTACAAGATCCTTTACAACGACGCGGTTGCGATGACCGGCGGCCAGCCGGTGGACGGGCCCGTGTCGGTGCATGGCATCGCCCAGACCTGCCGCGCCGAAGGGGTGGAGCGGATTGCCCTGGTCTCCGACAACATCGGCAAATTCAGCCGCGGCGACTTTCCGGCGGGCACCACCTTCCATGACCGCAGCGCGCTGGACAGTGTTCAGCGGGAACTGCGCGAGATCCCCGGCGTCACCGTGCTGATCTACGAACAGACCTGCGCCACAGAGAAGCGCCGCCGCCGCAAGCGCGGCAAGATGGAAGATCCGGCGAAATTCGCCTTCATCAACGACCTGGTCTGCGAGGGCTGCGGTGATTGCTCGGTGGAATCCAACTGCCTGAGCGTGGAGCCGAAGGAGACGCCCTTTGGCCGCAAACGCAAAATCAACCTGTCGACCTGCAACAAGGATTTTTCCTGCCTGAACGGGTTCTGCCCCAGCTTTGTCACCGTCGAAGGTGCTGCCCGGCGCAAGAAAAAGATCGCCGGGCTGGATGCCGCAGCGTTAACCGCCAAGCTGCCCGCGCCCGGCCTGCCCGCGCTGAAGGAGCCGTTTGACCTGCTGGTCACCGGGGTTGGCGGCACCGGGGTTGTCACCGTCGGCGCGCTGATCACCATGGCGGCGCACCTGGAGGGCAAAGGCGCGAGCGTGCTGGACTTCACCGGATTTGCCCAGAAGTTCGGCACGGTTCTGAGCTATATCCGGCTGTCCGCCGCTCCGGACACCTTGAACCAGGTGCGGATTGACCAGGGCGGCGCGGATGCCGTGATCGGTTGCGACGTGGTGGTCAGCTCTGCGCCCAAGGCTTCCGTCCATTACCGGGCCGGCACCAAGGTTGTTCTGAACCGGGCGGAGATGCCCACTGGTGATCTGGTTCTGCGCCGGGATGCCGACCTGATGGCAGGCGTGCGCGAAAGGACGATTGCCGAGGCTGTCGGCCCGCAGAACCTCTCCGGCTTCAACGCCAATGAGGCGGCGGAGAAGATGCTGGGCGATGCGGTGCTGGCCAACGTGATGATGCTGGGCTTTGCCTGGCAGAAGGGTCTGGTGCCGGTCAGCGCCGGGGCGCTGGACCAGGCGATCGAGCTGAACGGCGTGGCGATTGACAAGAACCGTCTTGCCTTTGCCATCGGGCGCGCCATGGCGGTGGACCCGGGTCTGGTTGCCAGCCATTACGAGGAAGCGCCGCAGAAGGAGGAAACGCTGGACGAACTGATTGAGCGCCGCGCCACCTTCCTCACCGGTTATCAGAACATGGCTTATGCCAGCCGCTATACCGCAGCCCTGAACCGGTTCCGCGCGGCCCTGCCGCACGACGCGCAGGAAGAGCTGACCGCAGCCGCCGCCCGGTCGCTGTTCAAGCTGATGGCCTACAAGGACGAGTATGAGGTCGCCCGGCTGCTGACCAGCGACGGGTTCCAGCATCAGCTGGAGGAAGAGTTCGAAGGCGATTTCTCTATCAAATACCATCTTGCCCCGCCGCTGATGAACTGGAAGCGGGATGCGCGGGGGCGTCCGGCGAAACGGGCGTTTGGCGCATGGATGCGCCCGGCGATGAACCTTTTGGCCAAGGGCAAGGCGCTGCGCGGCTCGGCCTTCAACATCTTCGGCTATCACGAAGAAGCCCGGCTGCACCGCGATCTGCTGGCGTGGTATGAGGGCGTGCTGGACACCGTCGCGGGCCGCTACGGCGCAGACAAGCGCAAACAAAGCCTGGAGCTCCTGAAAGCGCCGATGGAAATCCGCGGCTACGGCCCGGTGCGCCTGCAGGCCGCCAAGGACGTCCGCGCAAAAGCCGAGGAAGCACTAAGCAGCCTGTAA
- a CDS encoding DUF3307 domain-containing protein gives MPDYVGSVLLLLCALQVKHLFADFFLQTPKMLSGRCAYVHAGRAQHAGVHVIGSAIVFLLFGAPVTFILVLGALEWVVHFHIDFGKARFSERKKLNPQQAMFWQAMGSDQALHQLTYIAMAWAWVKYAAM, from the coding sequence TTGCCGGATTATGTCGGTTCTGTTCTGCTGCTGCTCTGTGCTTTGCAGGTCAAGCACCTGTTTGCCGACTTCTTTCTGCAGACGCCGAAAATGCTGTCTGGCCGCTGTGCCTATGTCCACGCCGGGCGCGCGCAGCATGCCGGGGTTCATGTGATCGGCTCGGCCATCGTCTTTTTGCTGTTCGGCGCGCCGGTGACCTTCATCCTGGTGCTGGGAGCGCTGGAGTGGGTGGTGCATTTCCACATCGACTTCGGCAAGGCGCGCTTTTCCGAGCGCAAGAAGCTGAATCCGCAGCAGGCGATGTTCTGGCAGGCGATGGGCTCGGACCAGGCGCTGCATCAGCTGACCTATATCGCCATGGCCTGGGCCTGGGTGAAATACGCCGCGATGTGA
- a CDS encoding ABC transporter ATP-binding protein: MRPLLSVENLSIGFNKDDSVVKDVSFAVRPGETLALVGESGSGKTISCRAVLRILPKVAQLRSGRILLDTGQDQLDLATLEERRMRDVRGNIVSMIFQEPMRSLSPLHRIGNQVSEVLWLHGRKSEREARKLVLECFERVGFPEPEQTYRSYPFELSGGMRQRAMIAMAMVAKPQLLIADEPTTALDVTTQAQVLGLMKDLQRETGMAMILVTHDLGVVANMAEQVVVMHKGRVMESGGAEPMLRAPAHPYTQALFKAAPGIPDEAVVAIPPSREDLILEMRSVAKTYTLRAGRGWQAPTLIHACREIDLRMTRGETLAIVGESGSGKTTAARIALGAELPDPGGEVLFRPAQGEPPVTVHDMDRAARTAFQRQAQMVFQDPYSSLSPRMRIQDTLMEPLDIHRIGSRAERRDKAAEMLRLVGLSPDMLKRYPHAFSGGQRQRLSIARALMLDPALIVCDEPTSALDVSVQDQILRLLEEIRDQQKLSYLFISHDLAVVARIADEVAVMRRGLIVEQAPPETLFYNPQHPYTKALIAAQPEPDIDRPIDLNLVAQGAGAPECWPEEFRFDGSEAPPLVNMLHLEHGHKVRCHV; this comes from the coding sequence ATGCGCCCGCTGCTGTCCGTCGAAAACCTCAGCATTGGTTTCAACAAGGACGACTCCGTCGTGAAAGACGTGAGCTTTGCCGTCCGGCCGGGCGAAACCCTGGCTCTGGTCGGGGAAAGCGGGTCGGGCAAGACGATCTCCTGCCGCGCGGTTCTGCGCATCCTGCCGAAAGTGGCGCAGCTGCGTTCCGGGCGCATTCTGCTGGACACCGGTCAGGACCAGCTGGATTTGGCCACGCTGGAGGAGCGCCGGATGCGCGACGTGCGCGGCAACATCGTGTCGATGATCTTTCAGGAGCCGATGCGCTCCCTGTCCCCTCTGCACCGGATCGGCAACCAGGTGTCTGAGGTGCTGTGGCTGCATGGCCGCAAAAGCGAGCGTGAAGCCCGCAAACTGGTTTTGGAGTGTTTTGAGCGGGTCGGCTTTCCGGAACCCGAACAAACCTACCGCTCTTACCCGTTCGAACTGTCCGGGGGGATGCGGCAGCGGGCGATGATCGCCATGGCGATGGTGGCCAAGCCTCAGTTGCTGATCGCCGACGAGCCGACCACGGCGCTGGATGTGACCACTCAGGCACAGGTGCTGGGGCTGATGAAGGATCTGCAGCGCGAGACCGGCATGGCGATGATCCTGGTGACACATGATCTGGGCGTGGTTGCCAATATGGCTGAACAGGTGGTGGTGATGCACAAGGGCCGGGTGATGGAATCCGGCGGCGCAGAGCCGATGCTGCGCGCGCCCGCTCACCCCTATACCCAGGCGCTGTTCAAGGCCGCGCCCGGCATCCCGGATGAAGCAGTGGTCGCCATCCCGCCATCGCGCGAAGACCTGATCCTGGAGATGAGATCGGTCGCCAAGACCTACACGCTCAGGGCCGGCAGGGGCTGGCAGGCACCGACCCTGATCCACGCCTGCCGCGAGATCGACCTGCGGATGACCCGGGGCGAGACACTGGCGATCGTCGGCGAGAGCGGCTCCGGCAAGACCACCGCAGCGCGGATTGCGCTGGGGGCAGAATTGCCTGACCCCGGCGGCGAGGTGCTGTTCCGTCCGGCGCAGGGAGAGCCGCCGGTCACCGTGCACGACATGGACCGCGCCGCGCGCACCGCCTTTCAGCGCCAGGCGCAGATGGTGTTCCAGGACCCCTACTCCTCTTTGTCGCCCCGGATGCGCATTCAGGACACGCTGATGGAGCCGCTGGACATTCACCGCATCGGCAGCCGTGCTGAGCGCCGCGACAAGGCGGCGGAAATGCTGCGCCTGGTCGGACTGTCGCCAGACATGCTCAAACGCTACCCGCACGCATTCTCCGGCGGCCAGCGCCAGCGCCTGTCGATTGCCCGCGCCCTGATGCTGGACCCGGCGCTGATCGTGTGCGACGAGCCAACCTCGGCGCTGGATGTCTCGGTGCAGGACCAGATCCTGCGGCTGCTGGAAGAGATCCGCGACCAGCAGAAACTGTCTTACCTGTTTATCAGCCATGATCTGGCGGTGGTTGCCCGGATTGCCGATGAAGTCGCGGTCATGCGGCGCGGTCTGATCGTCGAGCAGGCGCCGCCGGAAACCCTGTTCTACAACCCTCAGCACCCCTACACCAAGGCGCTGATCGCCGCCCAGCCGGAACCCGATATCGACCGGCCCATCGACCTGAACCTGGTGGCCCAGGGCGCCGGTGCGCCCGAATGCTGGCCCGAGGAATTCCGTTTTGACGGTAGCGAGGCGCCGCCGCTGGTGAACATGCTCCACCTGGAGCACGGCCACAAGGTACG
- a CDS encoding TetR/AcrR family transcriptional regulator: MAQKPVLHRDNPEAEPLVGNIKVTRNDWLNVAMDVLISDGVERVKVLALAERMQVSRSSFYWYFKSRQDLLDALLKTWEQTNTAGMVRQAEAPAGTITGAVLNVFHCITNPDLFNTALDFAVRDWSRRSGKVRSLLDRSDRRRVEALTAMFERYGYPQREAVTRAKVLYYMQLGYDMADPNESHADRLEATPEYLKVFTGREPLPEEMEAFTEFTRQHWDV, from the coding sequence ATGGCGCAGAAACCCGTTCTTCACCGCGACAATCCAGAGGCCGAGCCGCTGGTCGGCAATATCAAGGTCACCCGCAATGACTGGCTGAACGTGGCGATGGACGTGCTGATCTCTGACGGGGTCGAGCGGGTAAAGGTGCTGGCGCTGGCAGAGCGGATGCAGGTCTCGCGCTCGTCCTTCTACTGGTACTTCAAGTCGCGCCAGGATCTGCTGGATGCGCTGCTCAAGACCTGGGAGCAGACCAACACCGCGGGCATGGTGCGCCAGGCAGAGGCACCCGCCGGGACCATCACCGGGGCGGTGCTGAACGTGTTCCACTGCATCACCAACCCCGACCTGTTCAACACAGCGCTGGACTTCGCGGTGCGCGACTGGTCGCGCCGTTCCGGCAAGGTGCGCAGCCTGCTGGACCGCTCCGACCGCCGCCGGGTGGAGGCGCTGACAGCCATGTTCGAACGTTACGGCTATCCGCAGCGCGAGGCGGTGACACGCGCCAAGGTGCTCTATTACATGCAGCTTGGCTATGACATGGCCGACCCGAACGAAAGCCACGCCGACAGGCTGGAGGCGACACCGGAGTACCTGAAGGTGTTCACCGGGCGCGAGCCGCTGCCGGAGGAGATGGAAGCCTTCACCGAATTCACCCGCCAGCACTGGGATGTGTGA
- a CDS encoding Lrp/AsnC family transcriptional regulator, producing the protein MKLDQRDRRILTLLQEDSRISNADLAEAVGMSPSALWRRVRALEEAGIIERYGAVVNAPAMGLGFQAIVHVHLTRHDPDKLVEFIRAVETSPLVQECYATTGQADYHLRVLAPDLDAYNRFLEDFLFRLPAVASAQTNVVLRTIKRDKPVAP; encoded by the coding sequence ATGAAGCTCGACCAACGCGACCGCCGCATTCTGACCCTGCTGCAGGAGGATTCCCGCATTTCCAATGCCGACCTGGCAGAGGCGGTGGGCATGTCGCCGTCTGCCCTGTGGCGCCGGGTCCGGGCTCTGGAGGAGGCAGGCATCATCGAGCGCTACGGCGCGGTTGTGAACGCGCCTGCAATGGGGCTGGGGTTTCAAGCGATCGTCCATGTGCATCTGACCCGGCACGACCCCGACAAACTGGTGGAATTCATCCGCGCGGTGGAGACCAGTCCGCTGGTGCAGGAGTGCTACGCCACCACCGGCCAGGCGGATTACCATCTGCGGGTGCTGGCCCCGGATCTGGACGCCTATAACCGGTTTCTTGAGGACTTCCTGTTCCGCCTTCCGGCGGTTGCCAGCGCCCAGACCAACGTGGTGCTGCGCACAATCAAACGGGACAAGCCTGTGGCACCTTGA